A region from the Nonlabens sp. YIK11 genome encodes:
- a CDS encoding toxin-antitoxin system YwqK family antitoxin produces MKNLLILSVMMLSMITFAQEVKPKFDQLKDGKIAATYFHEDGTIAQQGFFLNNKRHGEWISYNKEGQKTAQAEFDNGKKTGKWFIWNGDELTEVDYQNNQIASVNTWIDKDPVASNKP; encoded by the coding sequence ATGAAGAATTTATTGATCCTATCTGTGATGATGTTAAGCATGATCACATTTGCACAAGAAGTTAAGCCCAAATTTGACCAGTTAAAAGATGGCAAGATTGCGGCAACTTATTTCCACGAAGATGGAACCATAGCCCAACAAGGCTTTTTCCTGAACAACAAACGACACGGTGAGTGGATAAGCTACAACAAAGAAGGCCAGAAGACAGCGCAGGCAGAATTCGATAACGGTAAGAAAACTGGAAAATGGTTTATCTGGAACGGTGATGAATTGACTGAGGTTGATTACCAAAACAACCAGATTGCATCTGTAAACACGTGGATCGATAAAGATCCAGTAGCAAGCAACAAGCCGTAA
- the aspS gene encoding aspartate--tRNA ligase: protein MYRSHDCGSLRSSDINKEVTLAGWVQKSRDKGFMVWVDLRDRYGITQLIFDEERSDKAVLEQAQKLGREFVIQVKGTVIERESKNDKMPTGDVEILVNELKVLSESKTPPFTIEDKTDGGEELRMKYRYLDIRRNPVRENLIFRSKVAMEVRNFLAGKDFVEVETPVLIKSTPEGARDFVVPSRMNEGQFYALPQSPQTFKQLLMVGGLDKYFQIVKCFRDEDLRADRQPEFTQIDCEMSFVEQEDVLNIFEEMTRHLLKKVKNVDVTEFPRMTYQQAMEKYGNDKPDIRFGMEFGDISAFAKARDFKIFNEAELVVAIAVPSGASMTRKEIDGLIDWVKRPQVGAMGMVYAKYNEDGTFKSSVDKFYNQEDLAQWAEATGAQPGDLICVLSGPANKTRAQLSALRMEMAERLGLRKADEFAPLWVVDFPLLEWDEETNRYHAMHHPFTSPKPEDIEKLSTDPGNVRANAYDLVLNGNEIGGGSVRIFDKKLQSLMFDHLGFTPEEARAQFGFLMDAFEYGAPPHAGLAFGFDRLVSILGGQETIRDFIAFPKNNNGRDVMIDAPSKIDDEQLKELNLKVTV from the coding sequence ATGTACAGATCACACGATTGTGGCAGCTTGCGCTCCAGCGATATCAATAAGGAAGTTACACTTGCCGGTTGGGTTCAAAAGAGCCGCGATAAAGGATTCATGGTTTGGGTAGATTTAAGAGATCGATACGGCATCACGCAATTGATCTTTGATGAAGAACGTTCCGACAAAGCTGTACTCGAACAAGCTCAAAAACTAGGACGCGAGTTTGTGATCCAGGTCAAAGGAACCGTTATTGAACGTGAATCTAAAAACGACAAAATGCCTACTGGCGATGTCGAGATTCTTGTAAACGAACTCAAAGTATTGAGCGAGTCAAAAACGCCGCCTTTTACCATAGAGGATAAAACCGATGGTGGTGAGGAACTGCGTATGAAATACCGTTATCTGGATATACGTCGCAATCCTGTGCGTGAGAATCTGATCTTCCGTTCCAAGGTTGCCATGGAGGTGCGCAATTTCCTTGCAGGTAAAGATTTTGTTGAGGTGGAAACACCAGTGCTGATCAAATCCACTCCAGAAGGTGCCCGTGATTTTGTGGTGCCATCCAGAATGAATGAAGGCCAATTTTATGCCCTACCACAATCGCCACAAACCTTTAAGCAACTGCTTATGGTAGGTGGATTGGACAAATATTTCCAGATCGTGAAATGCTTTAGGGATGAGGATTTGCGAGCAGATCGCCAGCCAGAGTTTACGCAAATTGACTGCGAGATGTCCTTTGTAGAGCAGGAAGATGTGCTCAATATTTTTGAAGAGATGACACGCCACTTGCTTAAAAAAGTGAAAAATGTGGATGTGACAGAATTTCCTCGCATGACCTACCAGCAGGCGATGGAGAAGTACGGTAACGATAAACCAGACATTCGTTTTGGGATGGAGTTTGGAGATATTTCCGCTTTCGCGAAAGCGAGAGACTTCAAAATCTTCAATGAAGCCGAATTAGTTGTCGCCATCGCAGTTCCTAGCGGTGCATCCATGACTAGAAAGGAAATCGACGGATTGATCGACTGGGTAAAGCGCCCACAGGTAGGCGCTATGGGAATGGTCTATGCCAAATACAACGAAGACGGTACTTTCAAGTCCAGTGTTGACAAGTTTTACAATCAGGAAGATCTTGCTCAATGGGCTGAAGCCACTGGCGCACAACCAGGCGATTTGATATGTGTACTTTCTGGACCAGCTAACAAAACTAGAGCGCAATTGAGTGCCCTAAGAATGGAAATGGCAGAGCGTCTAGGCCTAAGAAAAGCCGATGAATTTGCTCCATTATGGGTAGTGGATTTCCCATTGCTGGAATGGGATGAAGAAACCAACCGCTACCACGCGATGCACCATCCATTTACATCGCCCAAACCAGAAGATATCGAGAAACTATCAACAGATCCTGGAAATGTGAGAGCAAATGCCTACGACCTTGTCCTTAACGGTAACGAGATAGGTGGCGGATCTGTAAGGATATTTGATAAAAAACTGCAGTCTTTGATGTTTGATCATCTAGGATTCACACCAGAAGAAGCTCGAGCGCAATTTGGCTTTTTGATGGATGCTTTTGAATATGGAGCGCCACCGCACGCAGGACTGGCTTTTGGCTTTGACCGATTGGTGTCCATTTTAGGTGGTCAGGAAACCATACGTGATTTTATCGCGTTCCCTAAAAACAATAATGGCCGTGATGTCATGATTGACGCACCATCAAAAATTGACGATGAGCAGTTGAAGGAACTTAACTTGAAAGTGACCGTCTAA
- a CDS encoding nucleoside deaminase — MLEPFDDAVFMKKALQEAEAALDRGEIPVGAVIVTDNRIIAKGHNLTETLTDVTAHAEMQAITAGSSFLGGKYLKDCTLYVTLEPCQMCAGALYWSQISRIVFGASDDHRGYRKMGTQLHPKTQVSHGILASECSQILDDFFKARRRLN; from the coding sequence ATGCTAGAACCTTTTGACGACGCCGTTTTCATGAAGAAAGCCCTGCAAGAGGCAGAAGCTGCACTGGATCGCGGAGAAATTCCTGTGGGTGCCGTAATCGTCACCGATAACCGCATCATCGCCAAAGGTCACAACCTCACAGAAACCCTAACAGACGTCACGGCTCATGCCGAAATGCAAGCCATCACCGCTGGATCCAGTTTTCTAGGTGGTAAATACTTAAAAGATTGCACGCTGTATGTAACGCTGGAGCCTTGCCAGATGTGTGCGGGCGCCTTGTACTGGTCTCAAATTTCAAGAATCGTCTTTGGTGCCAGTGATGACCATCGCGGGTATCGCAAAATGGGAACGCAGTTGCACCCAAAAACACAAGTTAGCCATGGGATTTTAGCCAGTGAATGTTCGCAAATTCTGGATGATTTTTTTAAAGCTAGAAGACGGTTGAACTAG
- a CDS encoding 1-deoxy-D-xylulose-5-phosphate synthase, with amino-acid sequence MAQNLLSQIDSPVDLRRFRESELLILAQELRAFIIAAVAAKEGHLGASLGVVELTIALHYVFDTPQDLLVWDVGHQAYGHKILTGRRDVFHTNRELGGISGFPKRSESEYDTFGVGHSSTAISAALGMAMASQLKAESHKHIAVVGDASIASGMAFEALNHAGVSGADLLVILNDNAIGIDPAVGALKDYLTKTKSGKETGRDNIFESLNFDYSGPIDGHDLPALVKELERQKTLDGPRLLHVRTTKGKGLKQAELDQVRYHAPGKFDKITGDIPTKDDSKLPPKFQDVFGHTLLELAQQNEKIVGITPAMPTGSSMKIMMDALPDRAFDVGIAEQHAVTLAAGMAAQGLIPFCNIYSTFLQRAYDQVIHDVALQKLPVVFCLDRAGLVGQDGATHHGAFDLAFLNCIPDLIIAAPMDAIELRDMMYTAQLGLDLPIAIRYPRGRGSILDWKKSFSKLEIGQSRLLQKGKQVAVISIGTIGVMVQELIGSEKLDITHLDLRFLKPLDKSQLDSLFENHDHVITIEDGTMVGGMGSTVGDYAFAKAYKGSIHKLGLPDSFIEQGPTSDLQQIAGIDRETLLRLIKSL; translated from the coding sequence ATGGCACAAAACCTACTTTCACAGATTGATTCACCGGTTGATTTAAGACGCTTTCGCGAAAGCGAACTCCTCATTCTAGCTCAAGAATTGAGAGCGTTTATCATCGCCGCTGTGGCTGCAAAGGAAGGTCATCTGGGCGCTAGTTTGGGCGTTGTCGAGCTTACCATTGCATTACATTATGTGTTTGATACACCGCAAGATCTACTGGTTTGGGATGTAGGCCATCAGGCTTATGGGCATAAAATATTGACGGGTCGCCGCGATGTGTTTCACACCAATCGTGAACTAGGTGGCATTTCTGGATTCCCAAAGCGATCGGAAAGTGAGTACGATACCTTTGGTGTAGGTCACAGTTCTACAGCAATAAGCGCTGCGCTAGGTATGGCGATGGCGAGCCAGTTAAAAGCCGAATCCCACAAGCATATTGCCGTGGTGGGCGATGCGAGTATTGCCAGCGGTATGGCCTTTGAGGCACTCAACCATGCTGGCGTGAGCGGTGCCGATTTGCTCGTGATTCTTAATGACAATGCGATAGGGATTGATCCGGCGGTTGGTGCGCTCAAAGATTACTTGACTAAAACAAAAAGCGGTAAGGAAACAGGTCGCGATAACATTTTTGAATCCCTCAATTTTGATTATTCAGGACCTATCGATGGTCATGATCTTCCAGCCTTAGTTAAGGAATTAGAAAGGCAAAAAACTCTCGATGGACCGCGACTGTTGCATGTGCGAACCACAAAAGGCAAAGGCCTCAAACAAGCCGAACTTGATCAAGTGCGGTACCATGCGCCTGGAAAGTTTGATAAAATTACCGGTGATATTCCTACCAAAGATGACAGTAAGTTACCGCCTAAGTTTCAGGATGTATTTGGGCATACGCTATTAGAACTGGCGCAACAAAATGAAAAGATCGTGGGAATCACACCGGCGATGCCGACGGGTAGCTCCATGAAAATCATGATGGATGCGTTACCAGATCGTGCTTTTGATGTGGGCATTGCAGAGCAACATGCGGTGACGCTCGCAGCCGGAATGGCAGCCCAAGGACTGATTCCTTTTTGTAATATTTATTCCACCTTTTTACAGCGCGCCTACGATCAGGTGATCCATGATGTCGCATTGCAAAAGTTACCAGTCGTGTTTTGTCTGGACCGCGCTGGATTAGTGGGTCAAGACGGTGCGACACATCACGGTGCCTTCGATTTGGCCTTTCTTAATTGTATTCCTGATTTGATTATCGCCGCACCCATGGACGCCATTGAATTGCGCGATATGATGTACACCGCACAATTGGGCTTGGACCTTCCTATTGCCATACGTTATCCGCGAGGTCGCGGGTCTATTTTAGATTGGAAAAAGTCTTTTTCAAAATTGGAAATAGGACAATCTAGATTACTGCAAAAAGGGAAACAGGTTGCAGTGATCAGTATAGGAACTATAGGCGTCATGGTTCAAGAATTGATCGGTTCAGAAAAGCTCGATATCACACATTTAGATTTGAGGTTCTTGAAGCCGTTGGATAAGAGTCAGCTGGATAGTCTTTTTGAAAATCATGATCATGTTATCACGATTGAGGATGGCACCATGGTAGGTGGAATGGGTAGTACTGTTGGAGATTACGCTTTCGCGAAAGCGTACAAAGGATCCATCCACAAACTAGGTTTACCAGATTCTTTTATAGAACAAGGTCCCACAAGCGACCTGCAACAAATAGCAGGAATCGATCGTGAGACCTTGTTGAGACTTATCAAAAGCCTTTAA
- a CDS encoding T9SS type A sorting domain-containing protein — protein MKKIILAFVSVALVAFVTFLLIDFSSNDGEIDVMKQKRDKHRNFLAESPFNETKNLTKTERKKLGLPPNAYNERLWELTMNPDLGYPTPFKVEPYDVNLIQQKASPGSVTSPWIERGPLNVGGRTRVVFFDPNDVGDNNGDGVDYNRVFAGGVGGGLWVNNNINSLTSQWSIVSGLAANLSVSAYAIDPNDSQTIYIGTGEQYTDGAAIGSGLYRSIDGGVNWENVEIEVAGDESTSNDESLFKAGIFHINDIIARDVSGTTEVYVAVGASLYSSPNFSTQNPVNFLGLRNAGIYRSIDNGQNWARNESAILKIFTEDGRFPVIPNDFELSADGTLYMGSINSPGINTGGGRIYRSVNGTTWSLAQNIAGASRVEIATSATDSDKIYALANVTGQADIFVTENGFSTFSNLNEPDDADNGIPASDFTRGQAFYDLVIEVNPTNDDEVYVGGINIHRTRNGGDTWQQMSKWSQNPNMNQLNVPFVHADIHAISFQPNNVNRALIGSDGGVSLALNLNKSVLSENDIQNRNFGYNVTQFYYGDINQVDFEDGDDFLGGTQDNGSPVIDRSVVGPLISQSFDPLGGDGSYSAIDDEGGYAILGYTSRTHAYFEYPITQSSSSYFISDENDGDFINVAELDSRFDILFANSRTSSGANSITACQLGDSSAECTEIVAGAISQGRPTAMTASPFSTGSPTLFVGSQDSRFFKITNANSSTARTVTNLTGPDFLGSVSDIEFGETELEIYVTFHNYGVNNVWFTNDGGLTWAQKDGNLPDIPVKAILRNPLVPNEVIIGTQQGIFSTTDFDSASPTWTPSMNGMTNVPVYDLDLRTADNTVLATTHGRGLFTGKFTADTASITATIDENQLKVFPTQATSEIFISTKLNYNNADITIFNLNGQQVYQQKKSLSSSRQRIDVSGLSTGLYLLKVRGNGIDQTVKFVKE, from the coding sequence ATGAAAAAAATTATTCTCGCGTTCGTTTCTGTTGCGTTAGTAGCTTTTGTTACTTTCTTACTTATCGATTTTTCCTCTAATGACGGAGAAATCGATGTGATGAAACAAAAACGTGATAAACACAGAAATTTTCTTGCAGAATCGCCATTCAATGAAACAAAAAACCTCACTAAAACCGAGAGAAAGAAATTAGGCCTTCCTCCTAACGCTTACAATGAAAGACTTTGGGAGCTCACCATGAATCCAGATCTTGGGTATCCTACACCTTTTAAAGTTGAACCTTATGACGTTAATTTAATTCAACAAAAAGCAAGTCCTGGCTCAGTTACATCACCGTGGATAGAGCGTGGCCCTCTAAATGTTGGTGGTCGTACAAGAGTAGTGTTTTTTGATCCAAACGACGTCGGTGACAATAATGGTGATGGTGTGGACTATAATAGAGTATTTGCTGGTGGCGTAGGTGGTGGTCTATGGGTAAATAACAATATCAATAGCTTGACAAGTCAATGGAGTATTGTCTCTGGATTGGCTGCGAATTTGAGTGTAAGTGCATATGCAATAGATCCTAACGATTCCCAGACAATATATATAGGTACTGGAGAGCAATATACAGATGGCGCTGCAATAGGTAGTGGACTCTATAGAAGTATAGATGGTGGAGTCAACTGGGAAAATGTAGAAATTGAAGTCGCGGGTGATGAAAGTACGAGTAATGATGAATCTTTATTTAAAGCTGGAATTTTTCATATAAATGATATTATTGCAAGAGATGTTAGTGGCACAACTGAAGTATATGTCGCTGTTGGAGCAAGTCTATATTCTAGCCCCAATTTCAGCACTCAAAACCCGGTAAATTTTTTAGGCTTACGCAATGCAGGTATTTATCGCAGTATAGATAACGGTCAAAATTGGGCTAGAAACGAAAGCGCTATTTTAAAGATATTTACAGAAGATGGGAGATTCCCAGTTATACCTAACGATTTTGAGCTTTCAGCGGATGGAACTTTATATATGGGTTCCATTAATAGTCCAGGGATCAACACTGGTGGTGGTAGGATTTACAGAAGTGTAAATGGAACAACATGGAGTTTAGCTCAAAATATTGCAGGAGCTAGTCGCGTAGAAATTGCAACCTCTGCAACGGATTCTGACAAAATCTATGCTTTGGCTAATGTAACTGGTCAAGCAGATATATTCGTCACAGAAAATGGATTCTCAACTTTTTCCAATCTTAATGAACCTGATGATGCAGATAATGGGATTCCAGCGTCAGATTTTACTAGAGGACAGGCATTTTATGATTTAGTTATTGAAGTTAATCCAACTAATGATGACGAAGTTTATGTAGGTGGTATAAACATTCATCGTACGAGAAATGGCGGCGACACCTGGCAACAAATGTCAAAATGGTCTCAAAATCCTAACATGAACCAATTAAATGTACCTTTCGTTCATGCAGACATTCATGCAATCTCATTTCAACCCAATAATGTCAATAGAGCTTTAATAGGCTCTGATGGTGGTGTTTCTTTGGCTTTAAATTTAAATAAGAGCGTATTATCAGAAAATGATATTCAAAACAGAAATTTTGGATATAACGTAACACAATTTTACTATGGTGACATCAACCAAGTTGATTTTGAGGATGGAGATGATTTTTTAGGAGGAACGCAGGATAATGGTTCTCCTGTGATAGACAGGTCAGTCGTAGGACCATTAATTTCTCAATCTTTTGATCCTCTAGGAGGTGATGGTTCTTACAGCGCAATAGATGATGAAGGCGGTTATGCCATCCTAGGATATACTAGTAGAACTCATGCCTATTTTGAATATCCAATAACTCAATCGAGCTCTAGCTACTTTATATCTGACGAGAACGACGGTGATTTTATCAACGTAGCAGAACTTGATAGCCGTTTTGATATTCTTTTTGCTAATTCCAGAACATCAAGTGGTGCTAACTCAATCACTGCATGTCAATTAGGAGACAGTTCTGCTGAATGTACTGAAATAGTAGCTGGAGCAATTTCTCAAGGAAGACCTACTGCGATGACCGCATCACCTTTTTCTACCGGCAGCCCGACATTATTTGTTGGATCTCAAGATTCAAGATTTTTCAAAATTACAAATGCAAATTCCTCCACAGCAAGAACGGTGACCAACTTGACAGGTCCAGATTTTCTAGGTAGTGTGTCTGATATTGAGTTTGGAGAGACAGAATTGGAAATCTATGTTACCTTCCATAACTACGGTGTTAATAACGTGTGGTTCACCAACGATGGCGGGCTAACTTGGGCACAAAAGGATGGTAACCTTCCTGATATACCCGTGAAAGCTATTTTGAGAAACCCATTAGTGCCTAATGAGGTGATCATAGGTACTCAGCAAGGTATTTTTTCCACCACTGATTTTGATAGTGCAAGTCCTACCTGGACACCATCCATGAATGGTATGACTAATGTTCCTGTTTACGACTTAGACTTAAGAACTGCAGACAATACCGTTCTAGCGACCACTCATGGAAGAGGTTTGTTCACCGGTAAGTTCACTGCAGATACTGCCAGCATAACGGCGACTATAGATGAAAATCAATTAAAAGTGTTTCCAACTCAAGCTACCTCAGAGATATTTATTTCTACTAAGCTGAACTACAACAACGCAGATATTACCATTTTCAATCTTAATGGTCAGCAAGTGTATCAGCAAAAGAAATCCTTGTCTTCCAGCCGTCAACGCATTGACGTTTCTGGATTAAGCACTGGATTGTATCTATTGAAGGTGCGCGGCAACGGCATTGACCAGACCGTCAAATTCGTCAAGGAGTAA
- the dgt gene encoding dGTP triphosphohydrolase: protein MNWLQLLSLKKHGDTTPRDRKDQDDLRLGFEVDYDRIIFSSQFRSLQDKTQVIPLSQTGFVHTRLTHSLEVSVVGRSLGRMAGKHLLEKHPELQENGYQHQDFGAIVAAAALAHDIGNPPFGHSGEKAIGSYFASEKGNALMSSLSRKQQQDLLDFEGNANGYHLLNKTVAGSPGGLRLSYATLGAFVKYPKESLPKKPTTHISQKKYGIFQADVEHFNDVALELGLNSTDENQPFHRHPLTYLVEAADDICYTIIDFEDAINLGHIAEDHALELLINLVRDNIKTDTYTALTTTADRIAYLRSLAIGSLITDCVNVFMDRQNALLDGSLTTSLTDLSRFKPQIEDILSITREQLYRHPDVVEKEIAGYKILTSILDAVITASVNHLNGQVSSYDRLILEILPASALVSEGLYDRLLAACCYVASLTDTKSSRLFHIINGKI from the coding sequence ATGAACTGGCTACAGCTCCTTTCTCTTAAAAAACATGGCGACACCACGCCCAGGGACAGAAAGGATCAGGACGATTTGCGACTGGGTTTTGAGGTGGATTATGACCGTATTATTTTTTCCTCACAGTTCCGCAGTCTGCAGGATAAAACGCAGGTAATTCCTTTAAGCCAGACGGGTTTTGTGCATACAAGGTTGACGCATAGCCTAGAGGTTTCGGTAGTAGGGCGATCCTTGGGTCGTATGGCTGGAAAGCACCTGCTGGAAAAGCATCCAGAATTACAGGAAAACGGGTACCAGCATCAGGATTTTGGCGCCATTGTGGCAGCAGCAGCGCTGGCTCACGATATAGGAAATCCACCCTTCGGTCACAGTGGTGAAAAGGCTATAGGCAGTTATTTTGCCAGTGAGAAGGGAAATGCTTTGATGAGTTCGCTTTCGCGAAAGCAACAACAAGACCTGCTTGATTTTGAAGGAAATGCCAATGGATATCACCTGCTTAACAAAACGGTAGCTGGATCGCCAGGTGGTCTTAGACTTTCTTATGCGACCTTAGGAGCCTTTGTGAAATACCCGAAAGAGTCTTTGCCAAAGAAGCCCACCACACACATATCTCAAAAGAAATATGGAATTTTCCAGGCAGATGTGGAACATTTCAACGATGTCGCTCTAGAACTAGGACTTAATTCCACAGATGAGAATCAGCCATTTCATCGCCATCCATTGACCTACCTGGTTGAGGCTGCAGATGATATTTGCTACACTATTATTGATTTTGAAGATGCCATCAACTTAGGCCACATTGCCGAAGATCATGCGCTGGAACTGCTCATCAATCTCGTACGAGACAACATAAAAACGGACACCTACACGGCTCTGACCACCACGGCAGATCGCATCGCATATTTAAGATCTCTAGCCATTGGTAGCCTAATTACGGATTGCGTCAATGTATTTATGGACAGGCAAAATGCTCTATTGGATGGCAGTCTCACTACATCTCTTACAGATTTGTCCAGGTTCAAGCCACAAATTGAGGATATACTTTCCATTACTAGAGAGCAACTGTACCGCCATCCAGATGTAGTGGAGAAGGAAATTGCGGGATACAAGATATTGACGTCTATCCTTGACGCCGTAATCACAGCGAGTGTCAATCATTTGAATGGTCAAGTCTCCAGTTACGATCGATTGATTTTGGAAATTTTACCCGCATCCGCATTAGTTTCAGAAGGTCTATACGACAGATTACTAGCGGCTTGCTGTTATGTGGCATCACTCACTGATACCAAATCTTCCCGATTATTTCACATCATCAACGGGAAAATTTAA